Proteins co-encoded in one Streptomyces sp. SLBN-31 genomic window:
- a CDS encoding nucleoside deaminase, with protein sequence MVVKDIELPHLRRCVELAAEALRAGDEPFGSVLVGGDGTVLGEDHNRVASGDRTRHPEFEPARWAAANLTPEERAAAPVYTSGEHCPMCAAAHAWVGLGRIVYVASSRQLSSWLQELQVPAPPVRTLSVNEVARGVVVEGPVPELVAEVRALHLRFHGGDA encoded by the coding sequence ATGGTCGTGAAGGACATCGAGCTGCCCCATCTGCGGCGGTGCGTCGAGCTGGCGGCCGAGGCGCTGCGGGCCGGTGACGAGCCGTTCGGGTCGGTCCTGGTGGGCGGGGACGGCACGGTGCTCGGCGAGGACCACAACCGGGTGGCCTCGGGAGACCGCACCCGGCACCCCGAGTTCGAGCCGGCGCGCTGGGCGGCCGCGAACCTGACGCCCGAGGAGCGGGCGGCGGCGCCGGTGTACACCTCCGGCGAGCACTGCCCGATGTGCGCGGCCGCGCACGCATGGGTGGGCCTCGGGCGGATCGTGTACGTGGCGTCGTCGCGGCAACTGTCCTCCTGGCTGCAGGAGTTGCAGGTGCCCGCGCCGCCGGTACGGACACTGTCGGTGAACGAGGTGGCACGGGGCGTGGTCGTGGAGGGCCCGGTGCCCGAGCTGGTGGCGGAGGTGCGCGCACTGCACCTCCGGTTTCACGGCGGGGACGCCTGA
- a CDS encoding hydrolase, whose product MLTRSRTRHRLTTALAVFGLLGTGAALQATAGATPAHAATTHRVLFDDGHAEEAGNADWIISTSKPDPLGQDSTPSAETDWTGALSSWGVALQKTGSYSLKTATGALTYGGSSSTDLSNFDTLVLPEPNTLFTTAEKTAIMTFVKNGGGLFMISDHTGADRNNDGYDAVEILNDLMTDNSVDSTDPFGFSIDSLSISSDYPSAISDSTDPVLHGSFGTVSKSLIASGTTATLKPADNSAVKGLLYRTGYSGNTGAFFLTSTFGSGRVAFWGDSSPIDDGTGQSGNTLYDGWNDSGATNAALALNATAWLAGAGGSSGGGGGSGTCTAAQLLGNNGFESGGTTWSASSGVITNSTGESARTGSYYAWLDGYGSATTDTLSQSVTIPSGCTTAALSFYLHVDTAETSTSTAYDTLKVQVLNSSGTVLGTLATYSNLNATSGYTQRSFSLASYAGQTVTLKFTGTEGSTLQTSFVIDDTALNVS is encoded by the coding sequence ATGCTCACTCGTTCCAGAACCCGCCACAGACTCACCACGGCCCTCGCGGTCTTCGGTCTGCTCGGCACGGGCGCCGCTCTCCAGGCCACGGCGGGCGCCACCCCCGCCCACGCGGCCACCACCCACCGCGTCCTCTTCGACGACGGCCACGCCGAGGAGGCGGGCAACGCGGACTGGATCATCTCCACCAGTAAGCCCGATCCGCTCGGCCAGGACTCCACCCCGTCCGCCGAGACGGACTGGACCGGGGCGCTGTCGTCCTGGGGCGTGGCGCTGCAGAAGACGGGCAGCTACAGCCTCAAGACGGCCACCGGCGCGCTGACTTACGGCGGCTCGTCCTCCACCGACCTGTCCAACTTCGACACCCTGGTCCTGCCGGAGCCCAACACCCTGTTCACCACCGCCGAGAAGACGGCGATCATGACGTTCGTCAAGAACGGCGGCGGACTGTTCATGATCTCCGACCACACCGGAGCCGACCGCAACAACGACGGCTACGACGCGGTCGAGATCCTCAACGACCTGATGACCGACAACAGCGTCGACTCGACCGACCCGTTCGGTTTCTCCATCGACTCGCTGAGCATCAGCTCCGACTATCCGTCCGCCATCAGCGACAGCACCGACCCGGTGCTGCACGGCTCCTTCGGCACCGTCTCCAAGAGCCTCATCGCCAGCGGCACCACCGCCACCCTCAAGCCCGCGGACAACTCCGCGGTCAAGGGCCTGCTCTACCGCACCGGTTACTCCGGCAACACCGGCGCGTTCTTCCTGACGTCCACCTTCGGCAGCGGCCGCGTGGCCTTCTGGGGCGACAGCTCACCCATCGACGACGGCACCGGCCAGTCCGGCAACACCCTCTACGACGGCTGGAACGACTCCGGCGCCACCAACGCCGCCCTCGCGCTGAACGCCACCGCGTGGCTGGCCGGCGCGGGCGGCAGCAGCGGAGGCGGCGGGGGTTCGGGCACCTGCACGGCGGCCCAGCTGCTCGGCAACAACGGCTTCGAGTCGGGCGGCACCACCTGGAGCGCCTCCAGCGGCGTGATCACCAACTCCACCGGCGAGTCGGCGCGTACGGGCTCGTACTACGCCTGGCTGGACGGCTACGGCAGCGCCACCACCGACACGCTGTCGCAGTCGGTGACCATTCCGTCCGGCTGCACCACCGCCGCCCTGAGCTTCTATCTCCATGTCGACACGGCGGAGACCAGTACCAGCACGGCCTACGACACGCTCAAGGTCCAGGTCCTCAACAGTTCCGGGACCGTGCTGGGCACCCTGGCGACGTACTCGAACCTGAACGCCACGAGCGGCTACACCCAGCGCAGCTTCAGCCTCGCGAGCTACGCGGGCCAGACCGTCACGCTGAAGTTCACCGGCACCGAGGGCTCCACCCTGCAGACCTCCTTCGTCATCGACGACACGGCCCTCAACGTCAGTTGA
- a CDS encoding GNAT family N-acetyltransferase, which yields MDHAAVLALFDRDMREDAQPDGPDTRVERVGGVVRQVSSARGWNGVVWSDLDETNAQAAISEQIAFFSGLGRDFEWKLYGHDRPVGLGERLREAGFTAEPEETLMIAETAGLDLDAQPPQGVRLLPVTDAAGVHLVADVHEKAFGTDGSRLREQLLARLAAEPDTIVAVVALAGDEPVSAARMELLPGTRFAGLWGGGTVEGWRGRGVYRALVAHRARAAVERGYRYLQVDASSQSRPILERLGFAPLTTTTPYTYVP from the coding sequence ATGGATCATGCAGCGGTGCTCGCGCTCTTCGACCGGGACATGCGCGAGGACGCCCAGCCGGACGGCCCCGACACGCGCGTCGAACGGGTGGGCGGCGTGGTGCGCCAGGTGTCGTCCGCGCGCGGCTGGAACGGCGTCGTCTGGTCCGACCTCGACGAGACGAACGCACAGGCGGCGATCTCCGAGCAGATCGCCTTCTTCTCGGGGCTGGGCCGGGATTTCGAGTGGAAGCTGTACGGCCACGACCGCCCGGTGGGCCTGGGGGAGCGGCTCAGGGAAGCCGGGTTCACGGCCGAGCCCGAGGAGACGCTGATGATCGCCGAGACCGCCGGTCTCGACCTCGACGCCCAGCCGCCCCAGGGCGTCCGGCTGCTGCCGGTCACCGACGCGGCGGGCGTGCACCTCGTGGCCGACGTTCACGAGAAGGCGTTCGGCACCGACGGCTCCCGCCTGCGGGAGCAACTGCTGGCCCGGCTGGCCGCGGAACCGGACACGATCGTCGCCGTGGTCGCGCTCGCCGGCGACGAACCGGTCAGCGCGGCCCGCATGGAGCTCCTGCCCGGCACCCGCTTCGCCGGGCTGTGGGGCGGCGGCACCGTCGAGGGCTGGCGCGGGCGGGGCGTGTACCGCGCCCTGGTGGCCCACCGCGCCCGCGCGGCCGTCGAACGCGGCTACCGCTACCTCCAGGTCGACGCCTCCAGCCAGAGCAGGCCCATCCTGGAACGCCTGGGCTTCGCCCCACTGACCACGACGACTCCGTACACGTACGTTCCCTAG
- a CDS encoding NAD(P)-dependent oxidoreductase, whose product MTTNHRNQSILLAGAGGVLGGHITRALTEAGHQVTGLGRGPAHQVRADLMDRDGLLRAVEGQHFDAVIHAATALRKAPMRHRDMYATDALRVAGTAHLVEAAQSTGARRFVSESMVFGYGYGDFGDRILTEDDPFGPRGTTPELERHVEGMRIKEQLTFEAAGLTGISLRFGLFYGPGGTDAILAMLRKRQLPAPDDHGRVLPWIHLADAARAVVAAVERGRDGQAYNVTDRTPLGFRAHLLCVAHEFGLPKPLTVPLWLTRPMPYAHTMMSTNMRVSSAKAERELDWTPRYLSCRDGLAAAAESAARG is encoded by the coding sequence ATGACGACGAACCACAGGAACCAGAGCATCCTTCTCGCGGGCGCCGGCGGCGTGCTCGGCGGCCACATCACTCGTGCCCTGACCGAGGCCGGGCACCAGGTCACCGGGCTCGGCCGGGGACCGGCCCATCAGGTGCGCGCCGACCTCATGGACCGGGACGGGCTGCTGCGCGCCGTCGAGGGGCAGCACTTCGACGCCGTCATCCACGCCGCCACCGCCCTGCGCAAGGCGCCGATGCGCCACCGCGACATGTACGCCACCGACGCTCTGCGCGTCGCCGGCACCGCCCACCTCGTCGAGGCCGCGCAGTCCACCGGTGCCCGCCGCTTCGTCAGCGAGTCGATGGTCTTCGGCTACGGCTACGGGGACTTCGGCGACCGCATCCTCACCGAGGACGACCCGTTCGGCCCGCGCGGCACCACCCCGGAGCTGGAGCGGCACGTCGAGGGCATGCGGATCAAGGAACAACTCACCTTCGAGGCGGCCGGACTGACGGGCATCTCACTGCGGTTCGGCCTGTTCTACGGTCCCGGCGGCACCGACGCCATCCTGGCCATGCTGCGCAAGCGGCAACTGCCCGCCCCCGACGACCACGGCCGGGTCCTGCCCTGGATCCACCTCGCCGACGCCGCGCGCGCGGTGGTGGCCGCCGTCGAACGCGGCCGGGACGGCCAGGCGTACAACGTCACGGACCGCACCCCGCTCGGCTTCCGCGCCCATCTCCTGTGCGTGGCCCACGAGTTCGGGCTGCCCAAGCCGCTGACCGTGCCGCTGTGGCTGACCCGGCCCATGCCGTACGCGCACACGATGATGTCGACCAACATGCGCGTGTCCTCGGCGAAGGCGGAACGGGAGCTGGACTGGACACCCCGGTACCTCTCCTGCCGCGACGGCCTCGCGGCGGCGGCGGAGTCGGCGGCGCGAGGTTGA
- a CDS encoding glycosyl hydrolase 2 galactose-binding domain-containing protein, with product MNRQRLATATAILGLLGSLTTRAWTGGPDPGRPAPPTRVTRVPAAPGSTTALSGYAIQSTARVRDSAAAVSSPGYPATGWHPAGPRSTVLAALLADGVYADPFYSTDQRKIPKSDFQVPWWYRSDFTVADTSERTYLDFSGVVSAADVYVDGKRVATTKDVTGAYTHHELDVTSLVRPGTNTVAFRIRPNDPNKNLTMGWIDWLQPPPDENMGIVRDVVVRRGGPVALRDAHVVTKLDVPSLASADLTVKARARNDSDAPVTATVSGSIGPTTFTRAVSLAAHQAKTVTFTSSDVPGLHLASPKVWWPAGMGGQPLYDLNLTASVSGIPSDTAHETFGIRDVRAPLNSDGARQYRVNGRKLLIKGGGWSPDEFLRWDRRYVEDRLRYALDLGLNTIRLEGHLEPDEFFDIADRYGILTLPGWECCDKWEGQVNGDEPGDKWTSADHPVAKASMAAEAARLRDHPSVVSFLIGSDFAPDATIEKNYLDALEAADWNAPVVAAASDNSSPQLGSSGMKMTGPYDWIPPNYWYAKREGGATGFNSETSAGPDIPTLDTLRRMMTPAELDTLWKDPGAKQYHRSPSSTFGTLKLYDDALTGRYGAPTSLTDYVRKAQLAQYENVRAQFEAYERNATDASRPSTGVVYWMFNSGWTSLHWQLMDRYLDQGGAYFGAKKANEPLHVQYSYDDRSVVVVDNRHAAASGLGVRATLFDPDGTQRYDKAVTGVDVSGDGAHTTALTLPSSVSGLAKTYLLRLTLTDSSGKEVGRNVYWLSTDPDRLDWAHTDWYYTPTTAYADLKGLASMARVPVSATASTVSSAGTSTTTVTLRNTGGGRTPSLLTDVHLVDARGRPVLPVRWSDNEVSLWPGESVTLTARYRTADLHGSAPRLRVSGWNTPEHTVPAA from the coding sequence GTGAACAGACAGCGTCTCGCCACGGCGACCGCGATCCTGGGACTGCTGGGTTCCCTCACCACCCGCGCCTGGACCGGCGGACCGGACCCCGGCCGGCCGGCCCCGCCCACTCGGGTCACCAGGGTCCCCGCTGCGCCGGGCAGCACGACCGCCCTGTCGGGCTACGCCATCCAGTCGACGGCCAGGGTCCGCGACTCCGCGGCCGCCGTCTCCTCCCCCGGCTACCCGGCGACCGGCTGGCACCCGGCCGGCCCGCGTTCCACCGTCCTGGCGGCCCTGCTCGCCGACGGTGTGTACGCCGACCCCTTCTACTCGACCGATCAGCGGAAGATCCCCAAGTCCGACTTCCAGGTCCCCTGGTGGTACCGCTCCGACTTCACGGTCGCCGACACCTCCGAGCGCACCTACCTCGACTTCAGCGGGGTGGTCTCGGCGGCGGACGTGTACGTCGACGGCAAGCGGGTCGCGACCACGAAGGATGTCACGGGCGCCTACACCCACCACGAGCTGGACGTCACCTCGCTGGTCCGCCCGGGGACGAACACCGTGGCCTTCCGGATCCGGCCCAACGACCCGAACAAGAACCTCACCATGGGCTGGATCGACTGGCTGCAGCCGCCGCCCGACGAGAACATGGGCATCGTCCGCGACGTCGTGGTCCGCCGCGGCGGCCCGGTCGCCCTGCGCGACGCCCACGTGGTGACGAAGCTGGACGTCCCCTCGCTCGCCTCGGCGGACCTCACCGTCAAGGCGCGGGCCCGCAACGACTCCGACGCGCCGGTGACGGCGACGGTCTCCGGCAGCATCGGTCCGACGACGTTCACGCGGGCCGTCTCCCTCGCCGCCCACCAGGCGAAGACCGTGACCTTCACCTCCTCCGACGTGCCCGGCCTCCACCTCGCCTCCCCGAAGGTGTGGTGGCCCGCCGGCATGGGCGGTCAGCCCCTGTACGACCTGAACCTCACCGCGTCCGTCTCCGGCATCCCCTCCGACACGGCGCACGAGACCTTCGGCATCCGGGACGTCCGGGCGCCTTTGAACTCCGACGGCGCCCGCCAGTACCGCGTCAACGGGCGCAAGCTGCTGATCAAGGGCGGCGGCTGGTCACCGGACGAGTTCCTCCGCTGGGACCGGAGGTACGTCGAGGACCGTTTGCGGTACGCCCTCGACCTGGGCCTCAACACCATCCGCCTCGAAGGCCACCTGGAACCGGACGAGTTCTTCGACATCGCCGACCGCTACGGCATCCTCACGCTGCCCGGCTGGGAGTGCTGCGACAAGTGGGAGGGTCAGGTCAACGGCGACGAGCCCGGCGACAAGTGGACGTCCGCCGACCACCCGGTCGCCAAGGCGTCGATGGCCGCCGAGGCCGCCCGGCTGCGCGACCACCCGAGCGTCGTCTCCTTCCTGATCGGCAGCGACTTCGCACCCGACGCGACGATCGAGAAGAACTACCTCGACGCACTGGAGGCAGCCGACTGGAACGCCCCGGTCGTGGCCGCCGCCTCCGACAACTCCTCACCTCAGCTGGGAAGTTCGGGCATGAAGATGACCGGCCCCTACGACTGGATCCCGCCGAACTACTGGTACGCCAAGCGCGAGGGCGGCGCCACCGGCTTCAACTCCGAGACCAGCGCGGGCCCCGACATCCCCACCCTCGACACCCTGCGCCGCATGATGACCCCGGCCGAACTCGACACCCTCTGGAAGGACCCGGGCGCCAAGCAGTACCACCGCTCACCGTCGTCCACCTTCGGCACCCTCAAGCTCTACGACGACGCCCTCACCGGCCGCTACGGCGCCCCGACGAGCCTTACCGACTACGTCAGGAAGGCCCAGCTCGCGCAGTACGAGAACGTCCGCGCGCAGTTCGAGGCGTACGAGCGCAACGCCACCGACGCCTCCAGGCCCTCGACGGGCGTCGTCTACTGGATGTTCAACAGCGGCTGGACGTCACTGCACTGGCAGCTGATGGACCGTTACCTCGACCAGGGGGGCGCCTACTTCGGGGCCAAGAAGGCGAACGAGCCGCTGCACGTCCAGTACTCCTACGACGACCGTTCGGTGGTGGTCGTCGACAACCGGCACGCGGCGGCCTCCGGGCTCGGCGTCCGGGCGACCCTGTTCGACCCCGACGGCACCCAGAGGTACGACAAGGCGGTCACCGGTGTGGACGTGAGCGGCGACGGCGCGCACACCACCGCACTCACCCTGCCCTCGTCGGTGAGCGGACTGGCGAAGACGTACCTGCTGCGGCTGACCCTGACCGACAGCTCCGGCAAGGAGGTCGGCCGGAACGTCTACTGGCTGTCCACCGATCCCGACAGGCTCGACTGGGCTCACACCGACTGGTACTACACGCCGACGACCGCCTACGCCGATCTGAAGGGCCTGGCCTCGATGGCGCGGGTGCCGGTGTCGGCCACCGCGTCGACGGTCTCCTCGGCCGGCACGTCCACGACGACGGTGACCCTGCGCAACACCGGCGGAGGCAGGACGCCGTCGCTGCTGACCGACGTACACCTGGTGGACGCCCGGGGCCGGCCGGTGCTGCCGGTGCGGTGGTCGGACAACGAGGTGAGTCTGTGGCCGGGCGAGTCGGTGACGCTCACCGCCCGCTACCGCACGGCCGATCTGCACGGTTCGGCGCCGCGTCTGCGGGTCTCCGGCTGGAACACGCCGGAGCACACGGTCCCGGCCGCGTGA
- a CDS encoding GlsB/YeaQ/YmgE family stress response membrane protein — protein MEISGIISAIVIGVVIGVLGRLVVPGRQRIGILLTILVGIVAALIGSALASAFGVADTKGVDWIEWLIQIGLAALGVAALDRTRARR, from the coding sequence ATGGAGATCTCAGGCATCATCAGTGCCATCGTGATCGGCGTCGTCATCGGCGTACTGGGCCGGCTCGTCGTGCCGGGCCGCCAGCGCATCGGGATCCTGCTGACGATCCTCGTCGGCATCGTGGCCGCGCTGATCGGCTCGGCACTGGCCAGTGCCTTCGGCGTGGCCGACACCAAGGGCGTCGACTGGATCGAGTGGCTCATCCAGATCGGCCTCGCCGCGCTCGGCGTCGCCGCACTGGACCGGACGAGGGCGCGCCGCTGA